One window of Chamaesiphon minutus PCC 6605 genomic DNA carries:
- a CDS encoding filamentous hemagglutinin N-terminal domain-containing protein has protein sequence MSRPQSKTKLMLSVLMLLPWLATIDANAQMLPAADGTGTTTQQNRNQIDISGGKTSLDGVNLFHSFSQFNVNPSQIANFLSTPNVQNILGRINGGDASLINGVLQVTGGNSNLFLMNPAGIIFGPNASLNLPASFNATTATGINFANGQFKAIGNNDYANLFGNPTAFTFGTTQPGAIVNGGNLTVNSGQNIDLIGGTVISTGTINAPNGNINIAAVPGTSLVRISQPGNLLSLEIPASDAVNFTPTALPKLLTGSGVSEVVVAGNNIALTRGNTPIETGDVVANRVTAGTATIAARNDLHLIDSKIQTTGDLTLRAQDTVTIKDSQQDPLKITVDGRLLIQGDRQIDIFALNNPNSNLSASGDLTLRSRNNVGGDAHFSTGGNFKIERLDGKLGGLFSPYDPIIRATGDVSFASYEGASLHIIAGGSVTIPGTITITQPDTTITSTNSGNINNGLIESFTVNGIPVSIDGTTIQTVDIRAGVTASSVGSLGNFGEFFTNSIDGFVSFIPTSTSNPSGSSITVGSINFIDSNDGHITPDRTFVSLTNQYAPNTNLAAGDITITGEINTSNKLQFSPRSTAINSGDIVIVGRNNVNLNSLTTGITDNNFIAVANTGNITVSATGNIGATGLVTTENQTRGASGNIGLVSSNGKITTDRVTTQLGANNFVNNVKAGNIDINAAGAIVTKDLQTGSLSGDANHTGGNIILTSNNSSIDAGNIFTGISSIGNSGNVTATAKTNLDTGNIVTTASEGNGGKVTLASGTNIGVGYIDTSTISLNNGGEIDITAPRRVNASKSGVIRSIKTRIANSIVLTN, from the coding sequence ATGTCGCGACCCCAGAGCAAGACCAAATTGATGTTGTCAGTATTGATGCTGTTACCATGGCTAGCCACGATTGATGCAAATGCTCAGATGCTACCTGCGGCAGATGGTACGGGGACGACTACCCAGCAAAATCGAAACCAGATTGATATCTCTGGGGGCAAAACCTCTTTAGATGGGGTAAATTTATTTCACAGCTTCAGCCAGTTCAACGTCAACCCAAGTCAAATTGCCAACTTCTTATCTACCCCGAACGTTCAAAATATTTTAGGTAGAATTAATGGTGGCGATGCGTCGCTAATTAATGGGGTATTGCAAGTCACTGGTGGCAATTCTAATTTATTTTTGATGAATCCAGCAGGGATTATCTTTGGGCCTAATGCTAGTCTAAATTTACCAGCTAGTTTCAATGCAACCACTGCTACTGGTATTAATTTTGCTAACGGACAATTTAAGGCGATCGGTAATAATGACTACGCCAATTTATTTGGCAATCCGACTGCTTTTACATTTGGTACGACTCAACCGGGTGCGATCGTCAATGGTGGCAATCTGACGGTAAATTCAGGACAGAATATCGATCTAATCGGCGGTACGGTAATTAGTACAGGCACAATTAATGCACCAAATGGAAATATCAATATTGCCGCCGTTCCCGGTACGAGCCTAGTCAGAATCAGTCAGCCGGGAAACTTATTAAGTCTAGAAATACCCGCGTCTGATGCCGTTAACTTCACGCCGACTGCCTTGCCAAAATTATTGACGGGTAGTGGCGTTTCGGAAGTCGTGGTAGCTGGCAATAATATCGCCCTCACTCGCGGTAATACCCCGATTGAGACTGGTGATGTTGTCGCAAATCGAGTCACAGCAGGTACGGCAACCATCGCCGCTCGGAACGATCTCCATCTGATTGATAGCAAGATCCAAACCACTGGCGATCTTACCCTCCGCGCGCAAGATACGGTAACGATTAAAGATAGTCAACAAGATCCACTCAAAATTACCGTCGATGGGCGATTATTAATTCAAGGCGATCGTCAAATTGATATTTTTGCGCTGAATAATCCGAATAGTAATCTGAGCGCGAGTGGCGATTTGACATTGCGATCGAGAAATAATGTCGGCGGCGACGCTCATTTTAGTACGGGGGGCAATTTTAAAATCGAACGATTGGACGGTAAATTAGGCGGCTTATTCAGTCCCTACGATCCGATTATTCGCGCTACTGGCGATGTCAGTTTTGCTAGCTATGAGGGAGCCTCATTACATATTATCGCAGGTGGCAGCGTCACTATTCCCGGCACGATTACAATTACCCAACCAGATACGACCATTACATCAACAAATAGCGGCAATATCAATAATGGATTGATAGAGAGTTTTACAGTCAATGGTATTCCAGTCAGTATTGATGGTACGACTATTCAAACGGTCGATATTCGAGCTGGAGTAACGGCAAGCTCGGTGGGTAGTCTAGGTAATTTTGGTGAATTTTTTACAAATTCAATTGATGGTTTTGTTTCTTTTATACCTACTTCTACTTCAAACCCCAGCGGTTCCTCAATTACAGTAGGAAGTATCAACTTTATTGACTCCAATGATGGACACATCACCCCAGATCGAACATTTGTTTCGCTCACCAACCAGTATGCCCCTAACACTAATTTAGCAGCGGGCGATATTACTATTACGGGAGAGATTAATACAAGCAACAAGCTACAATTTTCACCGAGATCGACAGCAATTAATAGCGGAGATATCGTAATTGTTGGGAGAAATAATGTTAACCTCAACAGTCTGACTACTGGCATTACCGATAACAACTTTATTGCAGTGGCAAATACTGGAAATATTACAGTTAGTGCTACTGGTAATATCGGAGCCACCGGACTAGTTACTACCGAAAATCAAACTCGTGGAGCCTCCGGTAATATTGGCTTAGTCAGTAGTAATGGCAAGATTACGACCGATCGAGTAACGACTCAATTAGGAGCTAATAACTTTGTTAATAATGTTAAGGCTGGAAATATCGATATTAATGCTGCTGGTGCGATCGTGACTAAAGATCTCCAGACAGGCTCGCTCAGTGGTGATGCCAATCATACGGGTGGCAATATTATTCTGACTAGCAATAATAGCTCGATCGATGCAGGCAATATATTTACTGGAATTAGTTCGATTGGGAATAGTGGAAATGTAACCGCTACAGCCAAAACTAATCTCGACACTGGCAATATCGTCACTACAGCTAGCGAGGGCAATGGTGGCAAAGTCACATTAGCTAGCGGCACTAATATCGGAGTTGGTTATATCGATACCAGCACTATTAGTTTAAATAATGGTGGTGAAATAGATATTACCGCCCCTCGCAGGGTGAACGCATCAAAATCGGGTGTAATTCGATCGATCAAAACTAGAATAGCTAACTCAATCGTACTTACTAACTAA
- a CDS encoding TM2 domain-containing protein, whose translation MKDGADASKKVAAGICGILIGALGIHKFVLGYNTEGGIMLAASVLTCGIASPIMGIIGLIEGIIYLTKTDREFVDTYVSSKKGWF comes from the coding sequence ATGAAAGACGGAGCTGATGCAAGTAAAAAAGTAGCGGCTGGGATCTGTGGGATCTTAATCGGTGCGCTTGGTATCCATAAATTTGTACTCGGTTACAACACTGAAGGCGGAATCATGCTAGCCGCTAGTGTGCTCACCTGTGGTATTGCTAGTCCGATTATGGGAATTATTGGGCTGATTGAAGGGATTATCTATCTAACTAAAACCGATCGCGAGTTTGTCGATACCTATGTTAGTAGTAAAAAAGGTTGGTTTTAA
- a CDS encoding aldehyde dehydrogenase family protein, translated as MTATTFTPTTTNFDEIDRAISTLYSHRDNWAQTTILQRLAYLQSCLDRTLAVAEDWTMAACQAKGIDPQSSLAGEELMAGAISTVRNIRLLMTTLEAGGKLSPPKLRQREDGQIVAEVLPANAIERVLYLGYRGEVWLQPGTIPSQGRIYREPTASKVTLILGAGNISAIVAMDALSKLFSENQVVIIKMNPVNAYVGTYIAAALEPLIQAGFVQIVYGGAEVGEYLCQHPQIERIHITGSHRTHDAIVWGATPSEQQERKATNKPRLTKPITSELGCVTPILVVPGKWSPADLTFQARQVASSIAHNASFNCASGQLLVTASGWAQRDEFLAAIRRELAAIPPRQAYYPGAQERYQAFIDRYPQSEPLGTRTPEIVPWTPIPNVPAVAGEYALTEEAFCGILAEVSIESESAVDFLTKVVEFANDRVWGTLSCTVLIDTRTQKQYQPELTAAIANLQYGAIGVNIWSAMLFYFGSTTWGAYPGNRLADIGSGIGFVHNSYLFDRPQKSVVYAPFRIFPTPAWFANHKNLLAMARQLLKFEAYPTWQNLPGVVMAALKG; from the coding sequence ATGACTGCGACAACCTTCACCCCGACAACTACCAACTTTGATGAGATCGATCGAGCTATCTCCACCCTTTACAGTCATCGCGATAATTGGGCGCAAACTACGATTCTGCAACGATTAGCATATCTCCAAAGCTGTCTCGATCGCACTCTGGCAGTAGCTGAGGATTGGACGATGGCAGCTTGCCAAGCCAAAGGGATCGATCCTCAATCGTCGCTGGCGGGGGAAGAATTAATGGCTGGGGCGATTTCGACAGTCCGCAATATTCGCCTCTTAATGACTACCCTAGAAGCAGGTGGAAAACTGTCGCCGCCGAAACTGAGACAGCGGGAGGATGGGCAAATTGTCGCCGAAGTACTGCCTGCAAATGCGATCGAGCGAGTATTGTACTTGGGTTATCGGGGCGAGGTGTGGCTCCAACCGGGTACCATTCCCAGCCAGGGACGGATCTATCGCGAACCGACGGCGAGTAAAGTGACGCTGATTCTGGGTGCGGGGAATATTTCGGCAATTGTGGCGATGGACGCGCTCTCGAAGTTATTTAGCGAAAATCAGGTAGTTATTATCAAGATGAATCCGGTGAATGCTTATGTGGGGACGTATATCGCCGCCGCATTAGAGCCACTGATTCAGGCGGGGTTCGTGCAGATTGTCTATGGTGGTGCCGAGGTTGGCGAGTACTTGTGCCAACATCCACAAATCGAGCGAATTCATATTACTGGTTCGCATCGCACCCATGATGCGATCGTGTGGGGGGCGACACCTAGCGAACAGCAGGAGCGCAAAGCAACTAATAAACCGCGCTTGACTAAACCGATTACTTCCGAACTCGGCTGTGTGACGCCGATTTTAGTCGTTCCGGGCAAATGGTCGCCAGCGGATCTAACTTTTCAAGCGCGTCAGGTTGCCAGTTCGATCGCGCACAATGCTAGTTTTAATTGTGCGTCGGGACAGCTACTCGTCACCGCATCTGGTTGGGCGCAACGCGATGAATTTTTAGCAGCCATCCGCCGAGAATTAGCGGCAATTCCCCCGCGTCAAGCTTACTATCCAGGTGCCCAAGAGCGGTATCAAGCATTTATCGATCGCTACCCCCAATCCGAGCCATTAGGGACGCGCACGCCAGAAATCGTACCCTGGACTCCGATCCCCAATGTACCTGCCGTAGCGGGCGAATATGCCCTCACTGAGGAGGCATTTTGTGGCATCTTGGCCGAAGTTTCTATCGAGTCTGAATCTGCTGTCGATTTTCTTACCAAAGTTGTCGAATTTGCTAACGATCGCGTGTGGGGCACACTCTCCTGTACGGTGTTAATCGACACGCGCACTCAGAAACAATACCAGCCAGAATTGACTGCGGCGATCGCCAATCTCCAGTATGGCGCGATCGGGGTGAATATCTGGTCGGCGATGTTATTTTATTTCGGCTCGACGACTTGGGGTGCATATCCCGGCAATCGGCTTGCAGACATCGGTTCGGGGATTGGGTTCGTCCACAATAGTTATCTATTCGATCGGCCCCAGAAATCTGTCGTCTACGCCCCATTTCGGATTTTCCCGACTCCGGCTTGGTTTGCAAATCACAAAAATCTGTTGGCGATGGCGCGGCAATTGCTGAAGTTTGAAGCTTACCCCACTTGGCAAAATCTGCCAGGGGTGGTGATGGCTGCATTGAAAGGTTAG
- a CDS encoding ShlB/FhaC/HecB family hemolysin secretion/activation protein: MKLLWLRWISIGISSFGIISSTVFAQTPTDPNTDRFPQSIPTPTPLPSETQPKPTIAPSPEPASSEDTRSVTVTQVRIIESTVLTNANWAPITQPLVGKTVTIGELKKIAERLTQLYLDRGEITSRVILVTPTDGVVTFGAIEGSIERVNIVGLTKLNPNYLRSRLALAAGTPLNVNKLEEQLRLLRTDPLLSNLEASLKAGSSLGKSILTVRATEANPLSVNLSADNYSPPSVGSERVGTQIEYRDPTGDLGSVNLNYYRSLPIGSDIVDLSYKIPLNPMQGTLQARIAPNSSQITIAPFQAFGFRGKSQLYELSYRQPFTRTLREEFALSWGIALQNSETFINDVPTPFSRGPNDRGVSQTTVLKFGQDYVKRDVRGAWAVRSLLNFGIGEFGATINARPTPDGRFFSWQGQIQRVQVLDPNNFLIAQLDAQLTPNALLPIQQFTIGGGQSVRGFRQNARAADNGIKLSIEDRITVSRDSSGGQTLVLAPFIDAGWVWNQADNPNPLPDRNFLAGVGLGVIWQPIPQLNLRVDYGLPLVNLSDRGNNIQDSGLYFSVNYQP; encoded by the coding sequence ATGAAACTATTATGGCTCCGGTGGATAAGTATCGGAATATCTAGTTTTGGGATTATTTCATCGACAGTTTTTGCACAAACACCAACTGACCCCAATACCGATCGATTTCCGCAAAGTATTCCAACTCCGACACCATTACCATCGGAGACCCAACCCAAACCAACGATCGCGCCCAGTCCCGAACCTGCATCGTCAGAAGATACTAGGTCGGTAACAGTCACTCAAGTCCGCATTATCGAAAGTACGGTGCTGACTAATGCCAATTGGGCACCAATTACTCAACCGTTAGTCGGCAAAACTGTGACGATTGGCGAACTAAAAAAAATCGCCGAACGATTGACCCAATTGTATCTAGATCGCGGGGAAATCACTTCTAGAGTTATTTTAGTTACACCTACAGATGGAGTCGTTACTTTTGGGGCGATCGAGGGCAGTATCGAACGAGTTAATATTGTCGGGCTGACGAAACTCAATCCCAACTATTTGCGATCGCGACTGGCTTTGGCCGCAGGGACGCCATTAAATGTCAATAAACTAGAAGAGCAATTGCGACTATTGCGTACCGATCCGCTGTTGAGCAATCTGGAAGCTAGTCTCAAAGCAGGTAGCAGCTTGGGCAAAAGTATTCTCACCGTCCGCGCCACCGAAGCCAATCCCCTCTCGGTCAATCTGAGTGCAGATAATTACTCGCCACCCAGCGTGGGCAGCGAACGCGTCGGTACGCAAATCGAATATCGCGACCCTACAGGCGACTTAGGTAGTGTCAACCTCAACTATTACCGCTCGCTGCCGATCGGTTCGGATATTGTAGACTTATCCTACAAAATTCCCCTCAATCCAATGCAGGGCACCCTCCAGGCGAGAATTGCCCCCAATAGCAGTCAAATTACGATCGCGCCCTTCCAAGCTTTCGGCTTTAGGGGAAAGTCTCAACTCTACGAACTGAGCTACCGCCAACCCTTCACGCGCACTCTCCGCGAGGAATTTGCCCTCTCCTGGGGAATTGCCCTCCAAAATAGCGAAACGTTCATCAACGATGTTCCCACGCCGTTTAGTCGCGGGCCAAACGATCGTGGCGTGAGCCAGACTACAGTGCTAAAATTCGGTCAAGACTATGTCAAACGCGACGTCCGGGGCGCGTGGGCGGTGAGATCTTTGCTCAATTTTGGGATCGGTGAATTTGGCGCGACTATTAATGCCAGACCCACCCCTGACGGTCGATTTTTTAGTTGGCAAGGACAGATCCAGCGGGTGCAAGTGCTCGACCCCAATAATTTCTTAATCGCTCAATTAGACGCCCAATTGACCCCAAATGCACTCTTACCGATCCAACAATTTACGATCGGTGGCGGACAATCGGTGCGGGGCTTTCGACAAAATGCGCGCGCGGCAGATAATGGCATTAAGTTGAGTATTGAAGATCGAATTACCGTCAGTCGAGATAGCAGCGGCGGTCAGACATTAGTTCTGGCACCATTTATCGATGCTGGCTGGGTCTGGAATCAAGCCGACAATCCCAATCCACTTCCCGATCGCAATTTTTTAGCCGGGGTAGGTTTGGGGGTAATTTGGCAACCTATTCCCCAATTAAATCTGCGGGTTGATTATGGGTTACCGTTAGTAAATTTAAGCGATCGAGGTAACAACATTCAAGATAGTGGGTTGTATTTTAGCGTTAACTATCAACCCTAA
- a CDS encoding DUF2752 domain-containing protein yields MRLSNSAKLWRYLGLGICAAPLISSCFYAAGYRISSIFCPLRHWFGLICPSCGMTRSFVALVRGDWRQAIDYHLFGPLLFICLGVILAHGIWELKSGCHQQAFYLKWLTNPHLQTAIALAFSGYYLLRLNSIILTTAL; encoded by the coding sequence GTGAGATTATCTAATTCGGCCAAGCTCTGGCGTTACTTGGGGCTAGGAATTTGTGCTGCTCCCTTAATTAGTAGCTGCTTTTATGCAGCGGGATATCGGATTAGCTCGATCTTTTGCCCCCTGCGACACTGGTTTGGGTTAATTTGTCCGAGTTGCGGTATGACTCGATCGTTTGTCGCGCTCGTCCGTGGGGATTGGCGACAAGCGATCGACTATCATTTATTTGGGCCATTATTATTTATCTGTTTGGGTGTAATTTTAGCTCACGGGATCTGGGAACTAAAATCGGGCTGTCACCAGCAGGCTTTTTATCTCAAGTGGCTGACGAATCCTCACCTCCAAACTGCAATCGCGCTCGCTTTTAGCGGTTACTATCTCCTCCGCCTCAATTCAATTATTCTGACTACAGCTCTTTAG
- a CDS encoding DUF1822 family protein, protein MHYLGTIECVVVLPNTTEIQLPTAITNDAATVQRDRIGYVFVQFSQDLHSVELLGFSDRVDTEYISIDCLQSLDELLDLIDTARINNLQEFLLGILGNGWQPLANSILSPQQEYALRNTISLPKNTSYDSIRDFTASKMINLRANIANIPLLLPIGLNEELDGRFKVRIRLHAAGGIPLLPAHLKLTLQREIQESLFVSSGFISKWTQIYTLEGLSALKLAHKGATGYLKIEQRKAILEWLKVKNYWNLGELKAYVEEQYEVVFSSENATTLQGLFKSLFVQATYPNFLSNFSL, encoded by the coding sequence GTGCATTATCTGGGCACGATCGAATGTGTAGTAGTACTGCCAAACACGACAGAAATTCAGCTTCCAACAGCCATAACCAACGATGCGGCTACGGTGCAACGCGATCGGATCGGTTATGTGTTCGTTCAATTTAGTCAAGATCTTCATAGTGTCGAACTATTGGGATTTAGCGATCGAGTCGATACCGAATATATCTCGATCGATTGCCTCCAATCTTTAGATGAGTTATTAGATTTAATCGATACTGCGCGAATTAATAACTTGCAAGAATTTTTGCTTGGGATCTTAGGAAATGGTTGGCAACCGCTTGCCAATTCGATCTTATCACCCCAGCAAGAATATGCTCTGAGGAATACGATTAGTCTGCCCAAAAATACCAGCTACGACAGCATTCGCGACTTTACTGCTAGTAAAATGATTAACCTCAGAGCCAATATCGCGAATATTCCCCTCCTCCTGCCGATCGGTTTGAACGAGGAACTTGATGGACGCTTCAAAGTTCGGATTCGGTTACATGCTGCTGGTGGTATACCTTTATTACCCGCGCATCTCAAACTCACTCTCCAAAGAGAGATTCAAGAAAGCTTATTCGTTAGCTCTGGATTTATAAGTAAATGGACACAGATTTACACGCTCGAAGGGTTATCAGCATTAAAATTAGCACATAAGGGTGCTACTGGCTACTTAAAAATCGAACAGAGAAAAGCGATACTAGAGTGGCTCAAAGTCAAGAATTATTGGAATTTAGGAGAACTAAAAGCTTATGTGGAAGAGCAGTATGAGGTTGTATTTAGCTCGGAAAATGCCACTACTCTACAGGGTTTATTCAAATCTTTATTTGTCCAAGCCACATATCCCAATTTCTTATCTAATTTCAGTTTGTAG
- a CDS encoding DUF1499 domain-containing protein — protein MLLPNYPSFIHTVRSASLLGESDLSINRQRIEEIRTLLAAA, from the coding sequence GTGCTGTTGCCAAATTATCCATCTTTCATACACACAGTCCGATCGGCTTCTCTCCTTGGAGAGTCGGACTTGAGCATAAATCGTCAACGGATTGAAGAGATTAGAACCTTACTAGCGGCTGCTTGA
- a CDS encoding response regulator transcription factor, protein MPRILVIDDDAAIAEIVCINLEMAGYEVNQSPDGIQGQAMAIQIQPDLIVLDLMLPKVDGYTVCQRLRRDERTSDIPILMLTALSQTQNKVEGFNAGADDYLTKPFEIEELLARVRALLRRTDRIPQAAKHSEILNYGELTLVPERFEAIWRGATIKLTHLEFELLHCLLQRHGQTVSPSDILREVWGYDPDDDIETIRVHIRHLRTKMEPDPRRPKYIKTIYGAGYCLELQNDREEEKSSVS, encoded by the coding sequence ATGCCTCGAATACTAGTCATCGATGATGATGCAGCGATCGCTGAAATAGTCTGTATTAACCTCGAAATGGCTGGATATGAGGTGAATCAGTCGCCTGACGGTATTCAAGGTCAGGCAATGGCGATCCAAATCCAGCCTGATTTGATCGTGTTAGATTTGATGTTGCCCAAAGTTGATGGTTATACCGTTTGCCAAAGGTTGCGTCGTGACGAGCGCACTTCCGATATTCCAATCCTGATGTTGACAGCTCTGAGTCAAACCCAGAATAAGGTCGAAGGGTTTAATGCTGGCGCGGATGACTATCTGACTAAACCGTTTGAAATCGAGGAATTGTTGGCGCGCGTCCGCGCGCTGCTGCGGCGAACGGATCGGATTCCGCAAGCCGCCAAACACAGCGAAATTCTCAATTATGGGGAGCTGACGTTAGTCCCGGAAAGGTTTGAGGCGATTTGGCGCGGCGCGACGATCAAGCTCACGCACCTGGAATTCGAGCTGTTACACTGTCTGCTCCAGCGACACGGGCAAACTGTGTCGCCGAGCGACATTCTCCGCGAGGTATGGGGTTACGATCCGGATGACGATATCGAGACAATTCGCGTCCACATCCGCCACCTGCGTACTAAGATGGAACCAGATCCGCGTCGTCCGAAGTATATTAAGACGATCTACGGTGCGGGTTATTGTCTGGAGCTACAAAACGATCGAGAGGAAGAGAAAAGTTCTGTGAGTTAA
- a CDS encoding CHAT domain-containing protein yields the protein MVPVSIYSNGNNASGAITIRHGGNGLTPFIVGDSTVNGTRNSIVSSRDNRIAPPQSFFPSYTQGNIQIITAPRSITPECPTGANCLPPPPPPKITCATLGNCPVIKDPDTPITEDYKDLKTINREKPQAILQNIEDSTGIKPAIIYVVFSPPNLDIDVAKDLNHISNLARDSFQLELVMVTKKGAPVRKTIPVTRQKTIEIAKKFRSQVSSVNAENPTAYLPAAQELYKLFIAPLEPELKQRKIQNLVFIMDGGLRALPVAALHDGKQFLVERYSVGAMPSIGLTDTRYVDVRNAKVLAMGAENTPNQRPLPAVPVELKTISGTIWTGTALENDDFTPANLVNQRQRQPYGILHLATHGDFKSGGPENSYIQFKNERLGLDRLRQLRLNDPPVELMVLSACRTAVGDEDAELGFAGLANRAGVKSAMGSIWYVSDEGTLGLMTSFYRNLKQAPIKAEALRQAQVAMLQGKVRLQDGKLITAGDNVSLPPSLVKLGNINLTHPFYWAGFTIVGNPW from the coding sequence TTGGTACCTGTAAGTATTTATAGTAATGGTAATAATGCTAGCGGTGCCATTACAATCCGGCATGGTGGGAATGGTTTAACGCCATTTATTGTTGGCGATTCGACTGTCAATGGTACCAGAAACTCGATCGTTAGTAGTCGCGATAATCGGATCGCACCGCCGCAATCTTTCTTCCCCAGTTATACCCAAGGTAACATTCAAATTATCACAGCTCCGCGATCGATAACACCAGAATGTCCGACAGGTGCAAATTGTTTGCCACCACCACCACCACCAAAAATTACCTGTGCAACACTAGGAAATTGTCCAGTTATCAAAGATCCCGATACACCGATTACTGAGGATTATAAAGATCTCAAAACTATCAATCGCGAAAAACCCCAAGCGATCCTCCAAAATATCGAGGATAGTACTGGGATCAAACCTGCAATTATCTATGTCGTATTCTCGCCACCAAATTTAGACATAGATGTGGCCAAAGACCTGAATCATATCAGTAACCTCGCCCGCGATAGCTTCCAACTCGAACTAGTCATGGTGACAAAAAAAGGTGCCCCAGTTCGCAAAACTATTCCAGTAACTCGCCAAAAAACGATCGAAATTGCCAAAAAATTTCGCTCTCAAGTCAGCAGTGTTAATGCCGAAAATCCGACAGCATATCTGCCTGCGGCTCAAGAACTATATAAACTTTTCATCGCGCCACTAGAACCCGAATTAAAACAGCGGAAAATTCAAAATCTGGTCTTCATCATGGATGGCGGCTTGCGCGCCTTACCTGTAGCGGCACTCCACGACGGCAAACAATTCCTCGTCGAACGCTATAGCGTCGGCGCGATGCCCTCCATCGGTTTGACGGATACCCGTTATGTAGATGTCCGCAATGCGAAAGTATTAGCAATGGGTGCCGAAAATACTCCCAATCAACGACCGCTACCCGCCGTCCCAGTCGAGTTAAAGACGATTTCGGGTACGATCTGGACGGGTACAGCCCTCGAAAACGACGACTTTACACCTGCCAATCTGGTTAACCAACGGCAACGACAACCCTACGGGATTCTCCACCTAGCTACCCATGGTGATTTTAAATCGGGTGGCCCCGAAAACTCCTACATTCAATTTAAGAACGAACGCTTGGGACTCGATCGATTGCGCCAACTCAGGCTGAACGATCCCCCAGTCGAATTGATGGTCTTAAGTGCCTGTCGGACTGCTGTCGGCGATGAAGATGCCGAACTCGGTTTTGCAGGGCTGGCCAATCGCGCTGGAGTAAAATCGGCGATGGGCAGTATTTGGTATGTCAGTGATGAAGGTACTTTGGGCTTGATGACGAGTTTCTATCGGAACTTAAAGCAAGCTCCGATTAAGGCTGAAGCTCTCCGTCAAGCTCAAGTCGCCATGCTCCAAGGCAAAGTCCGGCTCCAAGACGGCAAACTGATTACTGCTGGCGATAACGTGAGTTTGCCACCTAGTTTGGTCAAGCTGGGGAATATCAATTTGACTCATCCCTTTTACTGGGCAGGGTTTACGATCGTCGGCAATCCTTGGTAG
- a CDS encoding 4-hydroxybenzoate solanesyltransferase, producing MTTIPPKQPTWLTVFRLLRWDKPAGRLILMIPALWGLCLAAKGNPPLPLLGVVVLGTLATSAAGCVVNDLWDRNIDPHVERTKNRPLAAKSLSIATGIGVLIVSLICAALLAAYLNPLTFWLCVAAVPVILLYPGAKRVFPVPQLVLSIAWGFAVLISWSMVAASLATPTWYLWGATIFWTLGFDTVYAMSDRDDDLRIGVNSSALFFGKYVAEAIAIFYALTVGLLGYMGHIMGLGSIFWLTLGMSAGLWLWQYLRLKKPTIPPTFYPQMFRENVWIGFGLLLGMILGIRH from the coding sequence ATGACAACTATTCCCCCCAAGCAACCTACCTGGCTAACCGTCTTCCGTCTCTTACGTTGGGATAAGCCTGCTGGTAGATTAATTTTGATGATTCCTGCTTTGTGGGGATTGTGCTTGGCGGCTAAAGGCAATCCACCGCTGCCATTACTGGGCGTGGTGGTTTTGGGCACCTTGGCGACTAGTGCGGCTGGCTGTGTGGTTAACGATTTGTGGGATCGGAATATCGATCCGCATGTCGAGCGTACCAAAAATCGTCCCCTCGCAGCTAAGTCACTGTCGATCGCGACTGGCATTGGCGTGTTAATTGTCTCACTGATTTGTGCGGCACTGTTGGCGGCTTATCTCAATCCGCTTACTTTTTGGCTGTGTGTCGCCGCAGTCCCTGTCATCTTGCTCTATCCAGGGGCGAAACGTGTTTTTCCCGTGCCGCAATTGGTACTGTCGATCGCGTGGGGATTTGCGGTATTGATTAGTTGGTCGATGGTGGCAGCGAGTCTGGCTACTCCGACGTGGTACCTGTGGGGAGCGACAATTTTTTGGACGTTGGGATTCGATACGGTGTATGCAATGTCCGATCGCGATGACGATCTCCGAATTGGGGTCAATTCGAGTGCGCTATTTTTTGGTAAATACGTCGCCGAAGCGATCGCGATCTTTTATGCGCTGACTGTGGGTTTGCTGGGCTACATGGGACACATTATGGGCTTGGGTTCGATCTTTTGGCTAACGCTGGGCATGTCTGCTGGTTTGTGGTTGTGGCAATATCTCCGCCTCAAGAAACCGACCATTCCACCTACTTTTTATCCCCAAATGTTTCGCGAAAATGTTTGGATCGGTTTTGGGCTACTCTTGGGAATGATATTAGGTATCAGGCATTAA